CGCACCCGacacacacacgaacacgaGCACACActcccacacatacaccatTAGCCTAGCAAGCCACAGGTTACACGATACGCGCGGGGGCTTCTCCGGCAAGCGCGTAGGTACCTTGGAGCGTCACTCTAGTTTGATAGTAGATAGTCACGGACTAGTTTGATAGTAGATCTAGTAGCAGCCCGCTGAatgtcgtcgtagtcgtcgtgTCCACAGGGTGATCCATCCAAGTGTTTGGAACTACCGATCCGATCtgtgaaacgtcaaacgccgATCTGGCCTGCTCAATGCGATCTGGACGTTTGCAGCGGCAGAATTGTCGTACGAGGGGggatcaaaaattttcgcgacatttgaatgtCCGAtccttgattttttttctcgcgttaaattgctacacatgtcagtgacttatggtgaaaagttcggccacTTTGAGTAATCagccaatttttgacagctgtttaaCTGTGTGCGTGCCTTGGCTTATCGTCGATTCGTGTCGCTGCCAAAAAATTGATgacaaagaatctttatccaattgtgtgtgaaaaacgaaattaaaagctcggacgcaatcgaaatgtttactGTGGCATATAGTGAAGCttttaagaccaaaagcagcgcttacGGATGGTTCAAACATCgttcagagggccgagaagatgtgaacgtcgaaaagccaagcTTGGTCGagtgtgaacagttttgcttacagttcccttcgattgcagggtcgcGGTTTaacatgagttgttgccaaaagatagaataattaaaaacgaataTTAAAATACGGTAGGAAACTCAAAATTGGTTGTTGCGctcctgctaacacatcgtggtttctgcgcgaatttttggccaaaacaacattCTAAGGATGCCAAAGCCATCGTATTCTGCAGATCTGGTCCTCTGTgactttttttctgtgttttcgctgtttcaaaaattcaaactacCACTTCGTGGtaaattacttttggagtaaaccaaaatcgacgatgagccaaaccacgcccaagcaaaacagttgtcaaaaattgactgattactcaaaatggccgaccttttcaccataagtcactgacatgtgtagcaacctatTGCTCGGAATAAATCAGgaatcggatatacgtagcctgcGCAAAGTTAAATGTTGCGAAAATTTTGGATCCACCATCGTATTTGGAGCTCGTAATTGGTTTTATGGATTGGTTCTTCGTGCGGTAGCTAAAACTGAAAACATGGACGATGTTATACTCGCCTTCAATCTCCAACGAAATCCAAACACTCTCGATGGACAACCCGGCTCCCTATTGTATAGCTGTTCGTGTGGGAGGAGGGGGGGAACCTTTGGGGCCGGCAAGGAGCCTGCAACAGGTCTGGCCACTAGCACCGCTAGTCTGGTCGAAATTGCTGGCCAGGCCCACTCGCAAGTACGACAGGCGAAGAAGGACGCGTGGAGCCTCGCTCGTACCTCGGCTGTCAATGGGCGCGACAGGCGTAGACGAAATTCGACGTGCACGCGAGCGAATatattgaaatgcaaatgtaGTTCGTCGCGTGCCGCGAGTCGAACGAGAGAGGATTCCTACACGATTTGGAGTGCGGGGTGCCCTGGAGACGCTTGTTGCACacacgccagccagctagccacCGGTTGCGTTCGCACCACCACATCACGCTCATCGATCGGCACCTCGGTCAGCTGTCGGTGTCGAAATTCCCAAAGCAAAACTCCAAAACAGACAACCAAATTTGGGGGCAATTTGAGTGTGCAGTGCTGTCACTCGGCACAGTCCCACAGACTTGGGACTAGGACCTTGGGACCGATGAAAAGAACGCCCCTCAGAGATTAGCTAGTAGCAATAACAAAACGCCGAGCCGAGTATACCCAGTACATCTACCACAGCACAACACACCCTCGGAGAGGCGTCACTTTCATTTCCCGACACGCCACTAACCGATGTCTGCGCGAATGGTGCAGATGCTCCACAGTTGTCCACAATTGTTTTCACCCTACATCCCTCACTTGGAACTCCTCGTCCCAACCATAGACCCCAGCCGTTCGAGCACTAGCACGCCGCCGATTGCGTGAATTGGGGCCCACCAGCAACACCCTCAGGGGCGTTCACACctgaactgctcgaaagtgcgCGAAAGTGCTCGAACAGTGTATATGCATGTTTAGCTGTCACTCCCGGGCATGTTGCCGTAACTAGTCTGCattcggtttgttgtttcgtcTGCACGCCTATAGTCTCGctaatagtagtagtagtagtagtagtagtagtagtagtagtagtagtagtttgCGCTCCACCACTCTGTTCCACTAGTGCTCCCAGTAGTTACTCCACCTCGTGGTTCATCCCAAGTAGAAGTTGGTCGGTGTTACCTAAATTGTCAAACGCATGAACAATAAATTGGAGCCACCAACATCCTGTCTCCGTCAACTTCGACTTGGAActgtttcgtttggtttcgtttcggttctttGGTTTTCTCATCCCGCCATCCTCGAGATCCTCGCACGCGCATCAAACGCGGCACACGCAACAACGACTAACCGCCCCGTCAGCAGCCTCACTCCGCAAGCGATGCCGCCCGCCCCTATTTcctactgctgctggatcCCTCCTAACAAACGGGGACTGTTAACGCAAGTCCGCGAGTGAGACACGGCACGCTGTCAAACTCCGCTCTCGACTCCCAtacacatacagacacacatacagacacacgtACATGCATTTTGTTACGAAACACGCATCACCTGGCACTCGCTTGGCACTCGTTCCCCTAATTCCCGAATCTGTCCTAGACTTTTCGTGTGTTTCCGTTACCCTTGACCCCCCGGGACCAAGTACTAATATGGAGCTGTTCTTTCGTCCCTCCATCGTCCCATCGTCCATCCAGACCGGTCGGAGTGTGGGGCAAGATTGTGGGGTCGCTGTGCGCGATTGCCGGTGTGCTGACGATCGCACTGCCCGTACCGGTCATCGTCAGCAACTTCAACTACTTCTACCATCGCGAGACGGACCAGGAGGAGATGCAGAGCCAGAACTTCAATCACGTGACCAGCTGCCCGTATCTTCCCGGAACCCTAGGTAAGGGCGAGCCCTCCCAGGGGTAAACccccaccaacaaccaccaccactaatGTCTTTCCGCCCCTCCGCTTTCTAGGGCAACACCTGAAGAAGACGTCACTGTCCGAGTCGTCGTCGGACATGATGGACCTGGAGGATGGCGTCGAGTCAACGCCCGGGCTCTTGGGTGAACAAAATCGtatggttccatttttagGAGCACATCTGACCGACaagcagcaactgcagcaacagcagcaaaactGCTGTAAACAGCCCTCCAacagcggtggcagcggtggtagtggaggtggtggaggaggaggaggagcaggCGTTGCTGGTATGAGTGTCGGTggactcggcggcggcgtaggCGGCGGAGCCATCGGCGGCAGTGGTAGCGTTGGTTGTGGCGgcgccatcggcatcggcggcgtcggtggcggtggtagtggCGTCAGTGGAACGACTAATAACTTACAACAACGCCATAATAGCGCTTTAGCTGTTAGTATCGAAACCGATGTCTGACTACTGGGTATGGCTATTTCTGCTAGTTTATATTATAATTTACTTGTTTTTGATTATAGTTCTGTATCTAGGCTTCAGACGGTACTCGCCGGTGGCGTGACATGTAGTCGGGCGCGTCAACCAAACCAGCCCCGTTCCGCTTCCACTCATCCCACCACAACCGACCCGACCAAAATCCCTCTTACCTATATGACCTCTCGAAAACCTGGCTATTTGACCCCGGACCCAATCTAGAAAGGAGGAGGACCAACTTGCATATGACCGAGACCTACGAGATTTGTTTCCCGCGCTAGGATCGCTCTCGAAAAGCATGCCTTTCCTGATGAGGTCCCGCcgagaaccaaaaaaaaaaggttgccaATCTGATTACCATAGACAACACAGAGAGCTTGACATAGTCACACTGGGGTGCTACAtcaggcgtaacgtaatgattttgacattaacgattaatgccaaactgctgcggcactgtcaaaacgtttacggctcgcgcgaggcgtaaacgccgagcgtaattatttttttcatacgctttgcttacaaacagaggatagtTTAAGttattatttgctggtatagcaaaaaaatcggaaaaaaaagaaaaaaatattcagaaatcgaTTATTTGCTCTTCGATTtatattttctcggaccaaaaacacgaacgtaaacacgtttgacgtttggtttttatatttttgctgccacacgaagcgtaaacggtttggcattacaaattaattttatgctagttttcacgcttcgtgtagccgcctagacAGAGTTTCATGACCCCGCCGTCCTGCCATCCTGACATCTTGGTTTCCCACACCCAAGAGGGCCCAGATGACTAGACAATGGAAATTTTGACATAGTCCCACGAATTCTGATTCGGTACCCCCGCCGAAAGAGTAGAACCTAGTAGGGCCCCCCAGATTTACACTCTCAGGTCAGGCAGGTAGAGAAACTGCTacacccggtcccggcacccctgttctttctctctctcccgtgtTTGCAGGACGCCCGCAGGGCGCGCCCGATGCAGCCCCATGTACCCCACCAGCGAGCACCAGAAGCGGCCTGTAAGTAAAGCATTGCTCCTTCATTATGCGCACCCGACCGGAAATAATATACAGTATACAAGCTTCACTTACACACGTCACCCACACCACGCTCACTCACGCTCCCCAGTACGTAACCGCGAGCAGACGGAGTTTTGCGGAGTTCGTTTCCGGTACCCTAGTAGAGGTGTGGCGGCGCGCACAGTAATCGGGACCGGAGCACCCGAGCCTCGCCGCTCCAAGCTCTCGGGAGCCTGCCTAGACCCGCCTGCCAGCTGACGGCTGACGGCTGTCGACCGTGGAACCCACAAAAACTCGGAGCTGGTGACGGAGAGGCGAAGCCGGGCAAGGAGGGCCGCCACGAACGAACTTGGAAGCTGCATTGGCATTGAGCACATCAGCACACCACCCCCGGAATTCAATCTTCCTTCAACCGCCTCGCTGCACCTAAGCGTTGCACCTAAACCCGTATTCCGTATACCACCAGTTATATCCAGTAATGGCCGTTGGCCCCCCCTCCCCATTTGCGTAGACTAATGCCTCGCTTCCAATTCCCGGTCCAGGGCGGTCCAGGAAAAGACAACTGGCTGGCCCTCCAACGTCCTACGTccaatggctggctggactgGCTCCCTGGTCCCAGGGAGCCTAGAGGTCCTAGAGCAGGAGCCTAGGAGTCTGCTGTAACTGTCGCTAACAGTCGCTAGGCCTAGCGCGCCCGTTTACTAAGGGCGGTCCAATTCTCAACCTTTTGCGCTTCTTTTCCACCACCGTTCACGCGTTTTGTTCAGTTTTaagttttcgttccgttcgttatCTACTTGTGTTCTTGCTGCCGCCGTAAACGTAAACGAGCGACCCTGAGCACCCTGAGCATACCACTCCCTCTTTctgaccccccccccccccccccccccccccccccccccccgcacccGTTGCCCTTGCCAGCGTGTTCTTTCTTGCGGGCGGTAGATTCGCTCACCTCCCCGCTGGTTCGCGCTAACGGTCGCGTGTAGTACACAGTGGGTTGGGGTCTGTAGCTTCGCGCGGTTGACTGCTGATTGACTACTGATTGTGGACTGGTGGGAGCGGGGGCGGGTCCTGGGtgtcccgggggccggggtgttgccactcgctcgctcgctcgctctgttgCTGACTAGTCGGCCTAGCGGtcacgcagccagccagcaggcgGAGAAGGAGTAGTCCAGCGGCCAAGCGGTCCCCGCCTTTGTCGGCCCCGAAACCCTATTCGGACCCCGACCGCAATCCCtgaccacaccacacaacTCCCGGGGCCAAGATCTGATCTGAAACTTCCCGGAACTCAAACCCTACAGTACTCAAAACCGTTGCAAAATTTTCCCAACTCAACCGTTCAtttccgaccgacgacgacaaaccgACCAAACGAACCAACAGCTCAACCCCCCAACTACTGCTACTAAACACTAGTACTTGTCACAGAGTATGAACGAGACGAACGCCTCAGATCAGCAGAACGAACAGAAGCTTCCCGATGACGTACTACCATACAGACCACGGTtctctcggactcggactcgtTCGGAAGCGAACCACTCGGACCCAGGTGGACATGACTCGCGAACGACGCGAAACACTCTAACTTCCCCCCTCTGGTTGGACACCTTGTTTTGGTCTCGATACCGAGAGCCGAACCGAAGTGTCGCGCGCTGCGAGCAAGCGATCCCACAAGCGAATCCTAGCGTCTACACACGCGTACAGACACACGCGTGTAGACCGAGGATCAGTCAGAATGCGGCAGGTTCTaataaggatttttttttctttttctctctctcttttccctgtctctctctctctcttcgtcaGTGAAACAAACACTTCGTTctattttttggccaacagaGCTAGTCCGATGGCTGCCAGTTTCGCCGAGAGCGGTCTAGAAGCGGAGGGTACAACGAGGTGCAGAAATGTGTAGAATGTGACAGTAGTAAATCTGACAGCCGCAACCCTGTCGTCGTCCGTCATGCCGGCCGCAATAGTCGAGTTATCTACACACCCACAGGAAaccatacacacacacacaccgggagGCAGCATTCAAACCGTGTGACATCATCAATCAACTCACAGAGCCAGCTCAACGCGCAGCGTGTTAGTGCCGCAGTGATTCGCCGCTAGATGGCGCACGGTAGACGTGCGTTGGGCGCAGACAGACACTCTCGCACACTCAAACACATACAGACCCGGAGTAGTATACCGTGTTGCCGACCGGCATGTGGTGTAGACAGAACAGCAAAAACCAGAACCAGGTACAGAATCGATgctcgacagcagcagcagccgcagcagcaacacctcAACAGCCGACCACACTGTGGAACGaaactctctttctcgctctccgcAAACACCGTCGTCTGTCACACAATAAGCTTTGCCTTCTTCTTatgattgatgttttttgACCGTTTTTTGATCGCATCGCTTTTTAAATTTGTGCATTCATCACCTAccatatatatacatatatatatatatagaatatgtatatatatatatatatatatgtgtgtgtgtatgtgcgtatGTCGGGGACGAAGTAGAAAGCAGTGGTAGAAGGcaaccagcaccagccagAAGCCAGAACCAGCAGAGGAAAAATAAGTAGGAACAATTAGAAAGACGAACAAGACGACAGAACGGAACAGATGTTTCTCCCGGCGTAATTATACTACGAACCATAGCTTTAATCGATCTTCTTCGGGTCTGGGGAATGGGGACGCTCCAGAAAGGGCGAATGGACCCAGGCTAGGGGCTAGTACTGTAGCACCAAGTAGAACCCAAGTATCCCCCTTCCTACCCACGAAACACCACACGAGCAGGAAAAGTCACGCCAAGTCCGGGGGCAGCAGCAAAGCTCAACGCTAGCAGGACCGCGCAGAAGAAGGCACAGCAAGACATAGAACGGCATGTACGTTGCTTAGCTCACTGCGCGAAGACGGGATTTTGTCAGCAATGCCCTAACAGCAGGTAACTTTTTTCcgattttagtttttttttcaatttagtGTTTGCTCACTGATTGATCGGTCGGCCTCAGGATCAGGTCGGTTCAAGGAGATCTGTTTTATCCCAATGGCTTGCAAAACAAAGTTCCAATACCAAGTTCCGCCATTTGTATTAGACATTACACCAGACACAAAACTATATATGTCAGTGTCAACATGATTTTAGTGTCATTTCCAAGAGGCAATGAAAGGCATATTTTACCGGCAGGTTTTGCGTTTCGGTTCAACTGTCAAGCTGTGTAGAGCACCAGTCAAAGAGAACCGTCTAGAATTCGGAAGTCTGGCGAAGAGCTAGAGAGATCGCTGCGCGGTTCTGCGCCCACATTAGGATACATCCCGCGGTAGGCTGATGCaagtaaaaacgaaaccaaagcAAAAACGGCGCGGGGGAAGGGGGGAAATGGTCTGCCACGTCACTTGATCGGGGCGTAAATCTAAATCCCAAACTATACATTAGCAAGCCCGCAGAAAAATTCCACAAACATCCGCACTGTGGGAGCGCACCCACGGACATGCCGAAAGCGAAGAACGAAGCCCCTTTtttcggaaacaaaacaaaccaaacgaagtaaaacaaacaaccaagaaacaaaacaaaccaaccaaccaaccaaccagatATTTCTTATCTTCACGCGCCCGGGCATGCCGGCCCGGAGCCTAGCAGGAGGTAGTTGTAGCAGCTGCTTGTTTATTATCGCGGCACTGGTAACCGGCAAAACGCATGACGCACGTATGAACGCAGAAAAAATCTATTTATTATAGAACCAAATACTTCAAGCAAGTTCTTTGACAgattaatttattacaaactTTTGTTCTACAATATAACACGATGTTAACGTAATGCTCTTCGTAGATCttaataaaaaccaaaacatgaacataaacaaccggaaccggagatgCAAGCGTAATCGGTACCGATATACCGGAAAGTGAGCGAAAGGGCGCAAAACCAACGGCTTTCAcctccacgcacacacacatagacacacataaccgagcaaaacaaaaaaaaccctgaaCAGACACCACCAAACCCCAATactcacagacacacacttgACCAAGCAAACACATGTAAACCATCCTAGCGTGCtgcgtgccgtgtgccgcgcAGAAGAGTGAAacgtgaaaaacaaacgagattATCCGAGAAGGAATGTGTGTAAAACTTTCTAAAGCAAAACCGATgataacagagagagagagagagagagatagagaggtAGAGGGCAACGTAAAACcaaaggaaatgaaaagataggaaaagaaaacaattttaccaaaaagtaacacaaaaaccacacaTGGTAACGGAAACCAAGAGAAACAAGTTTtaagacgaaaaaaaaagatgctGCCATCCCAATTCTTGCGTCCTTTTAATACATAACGAATTACTCTAACTGGTCCCCATCGAACgttcaccaaaaacaaaaaccaaaaacgcgAATACACAGTGAAGtgacaaaaacagaaaaagaaaagaagaaaaaaaaaacagaacaaatgCCATACTACCTAGAGCCGAGCCTGACTATTGTTCCGCTAAATTCCTCCTAACTCTTTTTAAGAatttttactctctctctctttcgctctctcactctttcgctctctctctctctcgcctttCGCTCTGTCCCGCTCAATACCGCAATCTTTCTCTATATGTTTCTGTCTTCTGCCTACTCGCTTCTAAGCGCTCGTTCTCGTGTTGCACAACGGGGACAAACTTCATCAGCTACGGTTTCTCGTTTCTCGCCTTATCTCGTTTACTTTTACCTTTTGATTTCAGTAGTTGGAAGTTGTAAGCTCGATTGCTCTTGCGTTTCATTTGTTACCGTTACCATTCGCTGCGT
Above is a genomic segment from Anopheles bellator chromosome X, idAnoBellAS_SP24_06.2, whole genome shotgun sequence containing:
- the LOC131213316 gene encoding potassium voltage-gated channel protein Shaker-like, encoding MAAVAGLYGLGDDSRHQRQRRQQAQQANQDKTDKTPDGLSEPHSGASRPEPSQELELGLGPSQKHQQQQQHAPLSVVLFSSAVYFAEAGSENSFFKSIPDAFWWAVVTMTTVGYGDMTPVGVWGKIVGSLCAIAGVLTIALPVPVIVSNFNYFYHRETDQEEMQSQNFNHVTSCPYLPGTLGQHLKKTSLSESSSDMMDLEDGVESTPGLLGEQNRMVPFLGAHLTDKQQLQQQQQNCCKQPSNSGGSGGGGAIGGSGSVGCGGAIGIGGVGGGGSGVSGTTNNLQQRHNSALAVSIETDV